Proteins from a genomic interval of Salvelinus alpinus chromosome 7, SLU_Salpinus.1, whole genome shotgun sequence:
- the LOC139580818 gene encoding urotensin-2 receptor, giving the protein MLHFSVQAASLFAAYNQAMTTVSMKPLLVLVERIPNATDPPFDSAPSSPENTAATFTIGCILSLMCLVGVSGNIYTLVVMCHSMRSAASMYIYIINLALADLLYLLTIPFVVCTYFLKGWYFGDAGCRILISMDFLTMHASIFTLTIMSTERYFAVLKPLDTVKRSKSYRKAIAVLVWVASLVLTLPMILRIQMMMVGSKAMCQPTISPLSYKVYITFLFCTSIVAPGMIIGFLYIGLARTYWISQTETFKQTKKLPNQKVLYLIFTIVLLFWACFLPFWIWQLLGQFHPSIDLSTKAKRNINYLTTCLTYSNSCINPFLYTLLTKNYKEYLRKRQRTCTAGSYFNRRNRFQRSPRRSLSSSSQQCTESFVLTHTPSQRTMHNNSL; this is encoded by the exons ATGCTACATTTTTCTGTTCAGGCTGCCAGTCTGTTTGCGGCTTACAATCAAG CGATGACCACTGTATCCATGAAACCCCTGCTGGTCCTGGTGGAGCGGATCCCCAACGCCACTGACCCGCCTTTTGACTCTGCCCCTTCCTCTCCTGAAAACACAGCCGCCACCTTCACCATAGGCTGTATACTCTCCCTCATGTGTCTGGTCGGCGTTTCCGGAAACATCTACACCCTCGTGGTCATGTGTCACTCCATGCGTTCCGCAGCGTCCATGTATATTTACATCATCAACCTAGCCTTGGCGGATCTGCTCTATCTGTTGACCATCCCGTTCGTTGTCTGCACGTACTTCCTGAAAGGTTGGTATTTCGGCGATGCAGGGTGCAGGATTCTGATCAGTATGGATTTCCTGACGATGCACGCCAGCATTTTTACGCTGACCATCATGAGCACGGAGAGGTACTTTGCCGTGCTCAAACCGCTGGACACAGTCAAACGGTCCAAGAGCTACCGCAAAGCCATTGCAGTGCTTGTATGGGTGGCTTCCCTGGTCCTTACTTTACCCATGATCCTCAGGATTCAGATGATGATGGTAGGTAGCAAGGCCATGTGCCAGCCGACCATCTCTCCGCTGTCCTATAAGGTGTACATCACTTTCCTGTTCTGTACCAGCATCGTGGCTCCGGGGATGATCATTGGCTTTCTCTACATCGGGCTGGCTCGCACCTACTGGATCTCTCAGACAGAAACCTTCAAACAAACCAAGAAACTACCAAATCAGAAG GTCCTCTACCTGATCTTTACCATCGTCCTGCTGTTCTGGGCCTGTTTCCTGCCCTTCTGGATCTGGCAGCTCCTGGGTCAGTTCCACCCCTCCATCGACCTCTCCACCAAGGCCAAGCGCAACATCAACTATCTGACCACCTGCCTCACCTACTCCAACAGCTGCATCAACCCTTTCCTCTACACGCTGCTCACCAAGAACTACAAGGAGTACCTGCGGAAGCGCCAACGTACCTGCACGGCGGGCAGCTACTTCAACCGGAGGAACCGGTTCCAGCGCTCGCCCAGGAGGTCGCTGTCCTCTAGCAGCCAGCAGTGCACGGAGAGTTTCGTGCTCACACACACGCCGTCACAGCGCACCATGCACAACAACAGCCTGTGA